One genomic window of Vibrio ziniensis includes the following:
- the apbC gene encoding iron-sulfur cluster carrier protein ApbC, whose product MRQFSSKQDFCDWLNQFQHSFLIQEWASQPGIVSVEAQGFKITLPFAALSLPEELSSWIAQQQRSGEVPEFYYEVVVAPKALETHVASEVRGVKNIIAVTSAKGGVGKSTTAVNLALAIAKCGAKVGLLDADIYGPSVPMMLGQLDAKPEVRDNKWMQPIKAHGIYTHSIGYLVDKSDATIWRGPMASKALAQLLTETEWPELDYLVIDMPPGTGDIQLTLSQQIPVTGALIVTTPQDLALADARKGAAMFEKVNVPVIGMVENMSYHICSHCGEKEHIFGHGGAQTLANEFGLSLLAQIPLHISMREDIDAGAPTVAARPESEHAIAYLQLAERVCAAMYWQGKPKPESIMFTMVE is encoded by the coding sequence ATGCGTCAATTCAGTTCCAAGCAAGATTTTTGTGATTGGTTAAACCAATTTCAGCACTCATTTCTTATCCAAGAGTGGGCTTCTCAACCGGGTATCGTTTCGGTGGAGGCTCAAGGCTTTAAGATTACGCTTCCTTTTGCTGCGCTCTCTTTGCCTGAAGAACTTTCAAGCTGGATTGCACAACAGCAGCGATCTGGTGAAGTGCCTGAGTTTTATTATGAAGTCGTTGTGGCTCCGAAAGCATTAGAAACACATGTTGCGTCAGAAGTGCGTGGTGTGAAAAACATTATTGCGGTGACTTCAGCGAAAGGTGGTGTAGGTAAGTCGACGACCGCAGTCAACCTAGCGTTAGCGATTGCAAAATGCGGCGCGAAAGTCGGCTTGCTCGATGCTGATATCTATGGTCCTTCAGTACCTATGATGTTAGGGCAGTTAGATGCGAAACCAGAAGTTCGAGACAATAAATGGATGCAGCCAATAAAGGCGCATGGCATCTACACACATTCTATCGGTTACTTGGTGGATAAATCCGATGCCACAATCTGGCGTGGGCCTATGGCCTCTAAAGCGTTGGCGCAGCTTCTTACTGAAACAGAATGGCCGGAATTAGACTACTTGGTGATTGATATGCCACCGGGTACAGGCGACATTCAACTGACGCTTTCTCAGCAAATTCCGGTTACTGGTGCACTCATTGTTACCACTCCCCAAGATTTGGCACTGGCGGATGCTCGTAAAGGTGCTGCAATGTTTGAGAAAGTGAATGTTCCGGTTATTGGTATGGTGGAGAACATGAGTTACCACATCTGTAGTCATTGTGGTGAAAAGGAGCATATCTTCGGTCATGGTGGTGCTCAGACGTTAGCGAATGAGTTTGGTCTATCATTGCTCGCTCAGATTCCTCTTCACATCAGCATGCGAGAAGACATAGATGCAGGTGCTCCAACGGTCGCAGCGCGTCCAGAGAGTGAGCATGCCATTGCCTATCTTCAGTTAGCTGAAAGAGTGTGCGCGGCGATGTATTGGCAAGGAAAGCCGAAACCAGAGTCCATTATGTTTACTATGGTTGAGTAA
- the udk gene encoding uridine kinase, whose amino-acid sequence MSDNNQCVIVGIAGASASGKSLIASTIYNELSAKVGDNQIGVITEDCYYKDQSHLSMEERVKTNYDHPSALDHDLLCEHLTQLMNGQAVDVPEYSYTEHTRTDHTTTMTPKKVIILEGILLLTDPRLRELMQVTVFMDTPLDICLLRRVKRDVEDRGRTMDSVLKQYQKTVRPMFLQFIEPSKQYADIIVPRGGKNRIAIDVLKAHIAKLLKS is encoded by the coding sequence ATGTCTGATAATAATCAATGCGTCATCGTTGGTATCGCCGGCGCATCAGCTTCTGGTAAAAGCCTTATAGCGAGCACCATTTACAATGAACTGAGTGCGAAAGTTGGTGACAACCAAATCGGTGTGATTACGGAAGATTGCTATTACAAAGACCAAAGCCATCTGAGCATGGAAGAGCGTGTTAAAACCAATTACGACCACCCAAGTGCATTGGACCATGATTTATTGTGTGAACACTTAACACAACTAATGAATGGCCAAGCGGTTGATGTTCCAGAGTACAGCTATACAGAGCATACTCGCACAGATCACACCACGACAATGACACCTAAAAAAGTCATTATCTTGGAAGGTATTCTGCTGCTAACTGACCCACGCCTTCGTGAGCTAATGCAAGTAACAGTATTTATGGATACTCCGTTAGATATCTGTTTACTGCGCCGCGTTAAGCGTGACGTAGAAGATCGTGGTCGCACTATGGATTCAGTGCTTAAGCAATATCAAAAAACGGTTCGTCCTATGTTCCTCCAGTTTATTGAACCGTCAAAACAATATGCTGACATCATCGTTCCTCGTGGCGGTAAAAACCGTATCGCGATCGATGTGTTAAAAGCACACATTGCAAAATTGCTAAAATCGTAA